From Paracoccus aminovorans, one genomic window encodes:
- a CDS encoding thermonuclease family protein, translating into MKSFSFLRTAVLAVILSGCAPPPPQQADVPQGSTAFSGNVSRVIDGDTFALQGESRRIRVWGLDAQEWNRQGGSDATAAMRQLVLGRSLHCSQRDIDRYDRIVAQCFLPDGRDIAAVMIRAGVATEYCRYSRGYYGTC; encoded by the coding sequence ATGAAGTCATTCTCGTTTCTTCGGACTGCTGTCCTTGCCGTCATCCTGTCCGGTTGTGCGCCGCCACCGCCGCAACAGGCCGATGTCCCGCAGGGCTCAACAGCGTTTTCTGGTAACGTCAGCAGGGTGATCGACGGCGATACCTTTGCGCTTCAGGGCGAGAGCCGCCGGATCCGGGTCTGGGGTCTGGACGCGCAGGAATGGAACCGGCAGGGTGGATCTGATGCTACTGCGGCGATGCGGCAGTTGGTTTTGGGCAGAAGCCTGCACTGCAGCCAGCGCGACATCGACCGCTACGACCGCATCGTCGCCCAATGCTTCCTGCCCGATGGCCGTGACATCGCCGCCGTGATGATCCGGGCGGGTGTTGCGACCGAATATTGCCGCTATTCACGGGGCTATTACGGCACCTGCTGA
- a CDS encoding phage tail tube protein produces the protein MARAQGARSQLAVAFETVYGTAPASGYTRLPFASSTLSAEQPLLSSELLGYGRDPLAPVKDAITADGDLTIPIDAEAFGFWLKAAFGAPVTTGTAPGPYTHEFRSGGWTLPSMAVEVAMPEIPRFAMYSGVMVNQLSWTMQRSGLLTASAQLVAQGETVVSTSQAGTLADLDLIRFGHFNGAITRNGTALGNVISAQITYANNLDRIETIRADGMIDGADPSIAALTGQIELRFADMVLMNQAIAGGPCELEFAYTLTSGESLTFTAHAVYLPRPRVEISGPQGIQASFDWQAAKAASPARMATITLVNNTEEY, from the coding sequence ATGGCACGCGCCCAAGGTGCGCGGTCGCAACTCGCGGTCGCGTTCGAGACTGTCTACGGCACCGCGCCGGCCAGCGGTTACACCCGCCTGCCCTTCGCGTCCTCGACGCTGAGCGCTGAGCAGCCGCTGCTCTCGTCGGAACTGCTGGGCTATGGCCGCGATCCGCTGGCGCCGGTCAAGGATGCGATCACCGCGGATGGCGATCTGACCATCCCCATCGATGCCGAGGCGTTCGGCTTCTGGCTCAAGGCCGCGTTCGGGGCGCCGGTCACGACCGGAACTGCGCCGGGGCCCTACACGCATGAATTCCGCTCGGGCGGCTGGACGCTGCCCAGCATGGCGGTTGAGGTCGCCATGCCGGAAATCCCGCGCTTTGCCATGTATTCGGGCGTCATGGTCAACCAGCTCAGTTGGACCATGCAGCGTTCCGGCCTGTTGACCGCCAGCGCCCAGCTTGTGGCGCAGGGCGAGACCGTCGTCAGCACCTCGCAGGCCGGCACGCTGGCTGATCTGGACCTGATCCGCTTCGGGCATTTCAACGGCGCCATCACGCGCAATGGCACAGCACTGGGCAATGTGATCTCGGCCCAGATCACCTATGCCAACAATCTCGACCGGATCGAGACCATTCGTGCCGACGGCATGATCGACGGTGCGGACCCGTCCATCGCCGCGCTGACCGGCCAGATCGAGCTGCGCTTTGCCGATATGGTGCTGATGAACCAGGCCATCGCCGGCGGGCCGTGCGAATTGGAATTCGCATACACCCTGACCAGCGGCGAAAGCCTGACCTTCACCGCACATGCCGTCTATCTGCCGCGCCCCCGCGTCGAGATCAGCGGGCCGCAAGGCATTCAGGCCAGCTTCGACTGGCAGGCGGCGAAGGCCGCCAGCCCGGCGCGCATGGCAACCATCACCCTTGTCAACAACACCGAGGAATATTGA
- a CDS encoding DUF7697 family protein — protein sequence MPGAVLGWDMGAALEMGRALGIAPLAVVELLPVIEAEMIRRTNQKIEEGRGDGREESFRSSRR from the coding sequence ATCCCCGGCGCGGTTCTCGGCTGGGACATGGGCGCGGCGCTGGAAATGGGCCGCGCCCTTGGCATTGCACCGCTCGCGGTCGTGGAACTGCTGCCGGTGATCGAGGCGGAAATGATCCGCAGGACAAACCAGAAGATCGAGGAAGGCAGAGGCGATGGCCGAGAAGAAAGTTTCCGTTCGTCTCGTCGCTGA